In Herbinix luporum, a single window of DNA contains:
- a CDS encoding [Fe-Fe] hydrogenase large subunit C-terminal domain-containing protein, with protein MSEFFNSVRLNKELCKGCINCIKRCPTQAIRVRDGKAFIIKEFCIDCGECIRICPHHAKNATYDSPDIMDKFEYKVALPAPSLYGQFNNLEDINIVLTALKKMGFDQVYEVAAAAEIISELSRKYVANNKDKWPIISTACPTVVRLIQIRFPNLIEHLLPLLPPVELAASLARKKAMEETGLPSNKIGVIFISPCPAKVTAIKSPIGINKSEIDGVLAMKEVYTILLPFMKESMSEVEDLGESGRIGIGWGSSGGEAGALLIDNYLAADGIENVNRILNDLEDQKFEQLEFIELNACAGGCVGGVLTVENPYIARVKLKRLRKYLPVACTHLDRKEPGKSKEAFWTKDVPYEPVFKIGKDIKDSINKMAKVEELCAKFPGLDCGSCGAPTCKALAEDIVRGAAKEGDCIHILRDYIHKLSDELSRLDNKK; from the coding sequence ATGAGTGAATTTTTCAATTCGGTACGATTAAATAAAGAGTTATGCAAAGGGTGCATTAATTGCATCAAAAGATGTCCCACCCAGGCAATTAGGGTGAGGGATGGGAAGGCCTTTATAATTAAGGAATTCTGTATTGACTGTGGAGAGTGTATTCGTATCTGCCCTCATCATGCAAAGAATGCCACTTATGATTCTCCGGATATTATGGACAAATTTGAATATAAAGTGGCTCTTCCGGCTCCGTCTTTATATGGGCAATTTAATAACCTTGAGGATATTAATATTGTACTTACTGCCCTGAAGAAGATGGGCTTTGACCAAGTCTATGAGGTTGCCGCTGCAGCAGAGATTATATCGGAATTAAGCAGAAAATATGTGGCCAATAACAAAGATAAATGGCCAATTATAAGCACTGCTTGTCCCACAGTAGTTCGTCTTATACAAATCAGATTTCCTAATCTTATAGAACATCTTCTTCCCCTATTGCCGCCGGTAGAACTTGCTGCTTCTTTAGCAAGAAAAAAAGCTATGGAAGAAACGGGACTTCCTTCAAATAAAATTGGAGTCATATTCATCTCCCCTTGTCCTGCCAAGGTAACGGCAATAAAATCTCCTATCGGTATAAATAAAAGTGAGATTGACGGTGTACTGGCAATGAAAGAGGTATATACCATCCTACTTCCCTTTATGAAAGAAAGTATGAGTGAAGTTGAAGATTTAGGGGAATCCGGCAGAATCGGAATCGGATGGGGAAGTAGCGGAGGAGAAGCGGGGGCTTTGCTTATTGATAATTACTTGGCAGCTGATGGAATTGAAAATGTGAATCGTATTTTAAATGACCTAGAGGATCAGAAATTTGAACAATTGGAATTTATAGAACTAAATGCCTGTGCCGGGGGATGTGTCGGAGGTGTATTGACAGTAGAAAATCCTTATATAGCCAGGGTTAAATTAAAACGTCTTAGAAAATATCTTCCTGTGGCCTGTACTCACCTTGATAGGAAAGAGCCAGGTAAAAGCAAGGAGGCTTTTTGGACTAAGGATGTACCCTATGAGCCGGTTTTTAAAATAGGAAAGGATATAAAAGATAGTATTAATAAGATGGCTAAAGTGGAAGAGCTTTGTGCCAAGTTTCCGGGACTTGATTGTGGTTCTTGTGGTGCACCGACCTGTAAAGCCTTAGCTGAGGATATTGTTCGTGGAGCAGCTAAGGAAGGAGATTGTATTCATATTCTTAGGGATTATATTCATAAATTATCTGACGAGCTGTCAAGATTAGATAATAAAAAGTAA
- a CDS encoding QueT transporter family protein — protein sequence MNKKILYLTEAAVIAAIYTVLVFLFQYSSFGPFQFRIAEALTILPYFSAAAIPGVTLGCLLSNILFSNIFDIIFGTLATLIGAYLSYRLRANKFLVPIPPIVVNALIIPWVLKYAGFAEESIPLMMVSIAGGQLLAAGVLGMLLLFTLDKVKHIIFKNY from the coding sequence ATGAATAAGAAAATTTTGTATCTAACTGAAGCGGCAGTAATAGCTGCCATCTACACCGTATTGGTCTTTTTATTTCAATACTCTAGCTTTGGACCATTTCAATTTAGGATTGCAGAAGCACTTACTATTCTGCCCTACTTTAGTGCTGCTGCCATCCCAGGAGTTACCTTAGGATGTCTCCTAAGCAATATCTTATTTAGTAATATTTTCGATATTATATTTGGGACTTTGGCAACTCTTATAGGAGCCTATCTTTCTTATCGGTTAAGAGCTAATAAGTTTCTTGTTCCTATACCCCCTATAGTAGTAAATGCCCTTATTATACCTTGGGTATTAAAATATGCAGGCTTTGCAGAGGAATCAATTCCCCTTATGATGGTTTCAATCGCAGGGGGACAGCTACTTGCCGCAGGGGTACTGGGTATGCTTTTATTATTTACCCTAGACAAGGTTAAACATATAATATTTAAGAACTACTAA
- a CDS encoding phage holin family protein — MEVLARYVVLVVLAICLCLGYIIKHSISFIPNKYIPLIMGVTGVILNLWINGWEFTPEILLGGLASGLASTGTHELVRHIFSGQEISSEIKG; from the coding sequence ATGGAGGTATTGGCCAGATATGTTGTTTTAGTTGTTCTTGCAATCTGTTTATGCTTAGGATATATAATAAAGCACAGTATTTCCTTTATACCGAATAAGTACATACCCCTTATTATGGGAGTAACCGGTGTTATATTAAACCTTTGGATTAACGGATGGGAGTTTACTCCTGAGATTTTGCTGGGGGGTCTTGCAAGCGGCTTGGCTTCAACAGGTACCCATGAACTTGTAAGACACATATTTTCAGGACAAGAAATAAGTAGTGAAATAAAAGGTTAA
- the asnS gene encoding asparagine--tRNA ligase translates to MELVEVRELYRNKDQYIGKRISVGGWIRSVRDSKTFGFIVLHDGTCFNTLQVVYHDKLDNFVEISKLNVGSAIIVTGELVATPQAKQPFEIQADQVVVEGYSTPEYPLQKKRHSLEYLRTITHLRPRTNTFQAVFRVRSLISYAIHKFFQERNFIYVHTPIITGSDAEGAGEMFRVTTLDLENIPKTEEGKVDTSYDFFGKETNLTVSGQLNGETYAMAFKNIYTFGPTFRAENSNTTRHAAEFWMIEPEIAFADLKDNMELAEDMLKYIINYVLEHAPEEMNFFNQFVDKGLLDRLKLVATSDFGHITYTEAIEILEKNNDKFEYKAFWGCDLQTEHERYLTEQVFNKPVFVTDYPKDIKAFYMKLNEDNKTVAAMDLLVPGIGEIIGGSQREDDYDKLLKRIDEMGLKREDYEFYLDLRRYGSVRHAGFGLGFERCVMYLTGMGNIRDVIPFPRTVNHCDL, encoded by the coding sequence ATGGAACTAGTAGAAGTCAGAGAATTGTACCGGAATAAAGATCAATATATTGGTAAAAGGATATCCGTAGGAGGTTGGATTCGCAGCGTAAGGGATTCAAAAACCTTTGGTTTTATTGTGCTCCATGATGGAACCTGCTTTAATACCTTGCAGGTTGTTTATCATGATAAATTAGATAATTTTGTGGAAATTTCTAAACTGAATGTAGGTTCTGCTATTATTGTTACCGGTGAGTTAGTTGCAACTCCCCAGGCAAAGCAGCCCTTCGAAATTCAAGCTGATCAAGTAGTTGTTGAAGGTTACTCAACACCGGAATATCCCCTTCAGAAAAAGAGACACTCCTTAGAATATTTAAGAACAATAACTCACCTAAGACCCAGAACCAATACATTTCAGGCAGTATTTCGTGTCCGTTCACTTATATCTTATGCAATTCATAAGTTTTTCCAGGAGAGGAACTTTATCTATGTCCATACTCCCATTATAACCGGAAGTGATGCTGAGGGTGCTGGAGAAATGTTTAGGGTTACTACCCTTGATTTAGAAAATATACCAAAAACAGAAGAGGGAAAAGTAGATACTTCTTACGACTTTTTTGGTAAAGAGACAAACCTTACAGTTAGCGGACAGCTTAATGGGGAAACTTATGCCATGGCTTTTAAGAATATCTACACTTTTGGTCCTACCTTCCGTGCGGAAAATTCTAATACTACCCGTCATGCCGCAGAGTTTTGGATGATTGAACCGGAGATTGCCTTTGCTGATCTTAAGGATAATATGGAACTGGCTGAGGATATGTTAAAATATATTATTAATTATGTCTTAGAGCATGCTCCGGAGGAAATGAATTTCTTCAATCAATTTGTTGATAAGGGCTTACTGGATAGACTTAAACTGGTGGCAACTTCAGACTTTGGTCATATAACATATACTGAGGCAATTGAAATTTTAGAAAAGAACAACGATAAATTTGAATATAAAGCATTCTGGGGTTGTGACCTTCAGACAGAGCATGAACGCTACTTAACCGAGCAGGTATTTAATAAACCGGTATTTGTAACAGATTATCCTAAGGATATTAAAGCTTTCTATATGAAACTCAATGAGGATAATAAGACTGTGGCTGCAATGGATCTTTTGGTTCCGGGAATCGGTGAAATAATTGGCGGAAGCCAAAGAGAAGATGATTATGATAAGCTCTTAAAGCGTATAGACGAGATGGGGTTAAAGAGAGAGGATTATGAATTCTATCTTGATTTAAGAAGATATGGATCCGTAAGACATGCAGGTTTTGGACTTGGATTTGAACGTTGCGTTATGTATCTGACCGGTATGGGCAATATTAGAGACGTTATTCCTTTCCCTAGAACCGTTAATCATTGTGATTTATAA
- a CDS encoding PHP domain-containing protein: protein MLKLSYDLHIHSCLSPCSDEDMTPANIVNMAKLLGLDVIAVTDHNSCRNCPAVYNYAQKNNILVIPGMELCTMEEVHVLCFFEELENAMAFDKYVYERLIKIPNNEMVFGRQEIYNEYDSKVAEEPYLLINATEISFNSLDKLMDEFKGIYVPAHVDKDSFSLLSNLGFVPMEAKFKTVEFKNKNKTEKLCKTHKYFQSCQIIINSDAHSLGQIQEPVHFINTKEKSRKEIINALTS from the coding sequence ATGCTTAAGCTTTCCTATGATTTACATATCCACTCCTGTTTATCTCCCTGCAGTGATGAAGATATGACACCGGCTAATATTGTAAATATGGCGAAACTTCTGGGACTGGATGTAATTGCGGTAACAGACCATAATAGTTGTAGAAATTGCCCGGCAGTCTATAATTATGCCCAAAAAAATAATATTCTTGTTATTCCCGGAATGGAGCTATGCACTATGGAGGAAGTCCATGTGCTTTGTTTTTTTGAGGAATTGGAAAATGCCATGGCTTTTGATAAATATGTATATGAAAGGCTAATAAAGATTCCTAACAATGAAATGGTATTTGGCAGACAGGAGATATATAATGAGTATGATTCTAAAGTAGCCGAGGAACCATATCTATTAATAAATGCCACAGAAATTTCATTTAACAGCTTGGATAAACTAATGGATGAATTTAAAGGAATATATGTACCGGCCCATGTAGATAAAGATTCTTTTAGTCTATTATCTAATCTAGGATTTGTTCCTATGGAGGCAAAGTTTAAAACCGTAGAGTTTAAGAATAAAAACAAGACAGAAAAACTTTGCAAGACCCATAAATATTTTCAGTCATGTCAAATAATAATAAATTCCGATGCCCATAGTTTGGGTCAGATACAGGAACCGGTTCATTTTATTAATACTAAAGAAAAAAGCAGGAAGGAAATAATTAATGCTTTGACAAGTTAA
- a CDS encoding GNAT family N-acetyltransferase, with the protein MKTIETKRLILRPFLETDLEDLYEYAKNPNVGPNAGWQPHENIEKSKDILNSFIEQGEVLAIVWKENNKVVGSLGLHNDQLRNTDKVKMLGYVLSQDYWGREIVPEAVKAVLNYAFTDLDLYMVSVHHYPFNQRSKRVIEKCGFTYEGTLRHCFKVFSGEIYDLVCYSMTKDEWEKLYIK; encoded by the coding sequence ATGAAAACAATAGAAACAAAGCGGCTTATTCTTAGACCCTTTCTAGAGACCGACCTTGAGGATTTATACGAATACGCTAAAAACCCCAATGTGGGACCAAATGCCGGCTGGCAGCCCCATGAAAATATAGAAAAGTCAAAAGACATATTAAACAGCTTTATAGAACAAGGGGAAGTACTGGCCATTGTTTGGAAAGAAAATAATAAAGTTGTAGGTTCATTGGGCTTGCATAATGATCAACTTCGAAATACCGACAAGGTTAAGATGTTAGGATATGTTCTTTCACAAGATTACTGGGGAAGGGAAATTGTTCCCGAAGCCGTAAAGGCTGTTCTTAATTATGCATTTACAGACTTAGACTTATATATGGTATCGGTCCACCACTATCCCTTTAACCAAAGGTCAAAGCGGGTTATTGAAAAATGTGGTTTCACATACGAAGGAACCCTTAGGCATTGTTTCAAAGTATTTAGCGGAGAAATTTATGATTTGGTATGCTATTCCATGACTAAGGATGAGTGGGAAAAGTTATACATTAAATAA